The DNA sequence AGGCTGACGGTCTATCGACATGCAACGGTTTATGAATGAAATCAGTGCCCCTGTGCCCATCTAATTCATGTTTTGTTTTTTGATGACATCATGCACAGAAAATAGGCCGATGTCAGTCAAGGTCAATGTTTGGCTATTGCCCATTGCGCTTTAAATATACCTAAAACGACGGTGTGCTTTGGTGCCGATGAAAGCGAATGTGTACATTTGCACTTTAATTTTCTCTATGAACATTCCGCAGTCAAGCTATCCTAGAATTGTCATCATCGGTGGTGGTTTTGGCGGTATTTCTTTGGCCAAAAAACTGGCTGGGCAAGAGGTTCAAGTAGTGTTGATGGACAAGCACAACTACCATACCTTTCAACCCTTGTTGTACCAAGTATCGACGGGTGGTCTTGAACCTGATTCCATCGCCTATCCGATTCGTAAGGTACTTCAGGGCTATGATAATTTTTTCTTTAGATTGGCAGAAGTAGATGAAATCAACACCGAAAAACGTTTGGTGATGACCAATATCGGTGAATTGAAGTATGATTATCTGGTCATTGCAATAGGCTCAGAGACCAATTTTTTTGGTAACAAGGCTTTGCAGCAGAACAGTATGGCAATGAAGACCATTCCACAGTCATTGAACCTTCGTAGCCTGATCCTGCAAAATTTTGAGCAAGCGCTACTGACCGACGATTACCATGAGCGAGAGGCCCTGATGAATTTTGTGATTGTCGGTGGGGGTCCCACAGGTGTTGAATTGGCCGGTGCATTGGCTGAAATCAAAAAGGGAATCTTACCAAAAGATTATCCCGATCTTGATACCCGAAGGGCACAGATAAACCTTGTACAGGGAGGCGATAGAATCTTACCTGCCATGAGTGAGATCGCTTCAAAAAAGGCAGAGGATTTTCTTGAAAAACTGGGCGTTCATGTTTGGAAAGATATTCGGGTCATGGGATACGATGGCAAATTGGTCACTACAGATACCGAAACGAGTTTTGAAACCGCCACGTTGATTTGGGCCGCGGGCGTACAAGCAGTTTCCCTAAAAGGGTTGGATGCAGAAGAATTTGTGACTCGGGGCAACCGTTTGAAAGTCAATAGGTTTAACCAAGTTGAAGGATTTGACTCTATTTTTGCTATCGGCGATGTGGCCTATATGGAGACAGAAGCCTTTCCTATGGGGCATCCGATGATGGCACAACCCGCCATTCAGCAAGGTGAACTACTTGGGCGCAATTTGGTTCGTCTGATGCAGAACAAACCCATGAAGCCCTTTGTATATCGTGATAAGGGCAATATGGCCACCATTGGGCGCAACAAGGCAGTGTGTGATCTACCAAGATTTAAATTTCAGGGTGTATTTGCGTGGTTCGTTTGGATGTTCGTGCATCTTTACTTTTTGATCGGTTTCCGAAATAGAGTAGTGGTCTTCATTAATTGGGTGTACAACTATGTGCGTTTTGATCGTGAGGCACGACTGATCATACGCCCCTATAAAAAGCAGCTCAGAACCTGAGGTTTTTGAACTTTGAGATTCCTCCCAAAACAATCAGCAACTGTGCCAAGGCATAGGTGAACATGATTATTACCGATGCCAACCCAAAAGGCTCATAGAACTTGTTTAGGGCCAATAGCGAGTCAGAGACCATAAAAAATAAAGCGCCGAAAAGAAATAACCGATAACTGGCCGTATTGGTATGTGATTTTCTTAAGAAGCCTACCAATACCAGCAACAGTAACACGGTCATGTAAACGATGATATAGGGTAACAGGTCACCCACATTGGGCAAGATGAAATATAAAATCGCGAGGGCATATATGGCCAAAAGACTTGCAATAAAGAATGTTCTTTTGATTTGAAACAAGGCCCTTTTCCAAAAACACGAAAGATACATAAGATGGGCCAGCAAAAAAGACAGCAATCCCCCTATAAAATAAAAGGGTGAATATGTGTCGAACAAAAGCAACATATCGCCAAAGAGGGAAAACAACAGTCCCAAACCCAAAAATGTTCTTGTTTTGGGTACCATTTCTTTTTGAAAGAACAAAAAGACCAACAGTGATAGCGTAATGGAAGGTTTCGAAAAATAGCGGACAGGTTCCATTGATTCGTTAGCGCATGCCCAAAGCTCAACAAGTAGAATGCCCAAAAAGAATATCAAAAAATATCGTGTTCTCATGGTAGCGGTATCAACTCCATAAAACCCTGAGGCTTTGCGATTTTGTTTGTTAAATATATTCTTTCTGATGGGGTGAATACCTTTTCGGTAAAATTTTTTTCTGTTAAAGCCAAGTGAATAACCTGAAAAAATTGGGCTTTTGTTGTTATCTTCAGGTTCAAATGGAGGTTGTGAGATTACTTTTTATAGTGTTGGTGTTTGGGTTGCCGAAATTGACCGCCCAGATCACTGAACCGAAACCGGCCACCGTGACCATTGAAAGCTTTGGCTATCCTGATTTTGGAAAGGGATATGATTTCGGTGATTTTTCGGTTCGGTATTCCTTGACCAATGATGTTGAGGCGATAGTAAAGGCCATGCACCAAAAAACGCCACTTTTTGAGGTCTTTCAAGTTCAACTATTGATGGGGAAACGTTTGACGGAAGACCTTTCTGTTGTGGGTGGGTTATTGACGGAATGGAATTTTTCTCCTGACCAAAACAGTCCGTACGTCCTTGATCTTGCAGGGCATCCGGCAAGGCATGAAGCCCTTTTGGGGTTAGAATATAAGGCGGCCCCGAACATTATGATCAATGCCAATTATAGCTATCTGCTGAACAGGCCAGCGTTTGCTCCAATCGGTTTTAAGAACACAGAAGCAAAAGGAAGGTTTTCGTTGGGCTCTAGATTTAAACTTTAAGGCTTCTTTTATTTGCGTGGGTGGTATTCGTTCACCACTTTGGCCAAGTGGCTTCTATCTACATGCATATACACCTCAGTGGTCGTAATGCTCTCATGGCCCAACATCTGTTGAATTGCCCTTAAGTCAGCGCCGTGCTCTAAAAGATGGGTCGCAAAAGAATGGCGAAAGGTATGTGGGCTGATTTTTTTCTTCAACCCGATTTTCTCGGCCAGTCGTTTGATGATGATAAAAATCATAGCTCGGGTAAGTTGCCTGCCCCTACGGTTCAAAAAAAGAATATTTTCATGGCCCACATGGGGTTTTTGGTGTATTCTGACCTCTTTGCGATAGATGTCGATGTATTTTTTGGTGGTATTGCCGATAGGTACAAAGCGTTGCTTGTCGCCTTTGCCGGTCACTTTGATAAAATCTTCCTCAAAATAAAGGTCTGATAGTTGCAATCCGATCAATTCAGAGACACGAAGTCCACAGCCATAGAGCGTTTCAAGTATGGCACGGTTGCGTTCTCCTTCAGGCTTTGATAAGTCGATGGCAGCAATGAGCCGATCTATTTCTTCGGTGGAAAGGGTATCGGGTAACTTTCGGCCAATTTTTGGTGATTCGATCAGATCCATAGGGTTGTCAGAGCGATAGTTCTCAAACATCAGATAATTAAAAAAACCGCGTAAGCCAGAAACAATTCGGGCCTGTGACCGTGCATTGACCTGATTTGGAAGCTCATAAACAAAGCGTTGAAGGGTTTCTTTTTGAATTTCGATAGGGTTTTCGACAACAGTATTTTCTTCAAGAAAGGCAATGAGTTTTTGAATATCCAAGGCATAATTGCTGATGGAGTTCACAGAAAGTCCACGTTCAATTTTGAGATACTGTCGGTAATCGTCAAGGGCTTGCTGCCATTTCATGTTCTAAAGATACGACAACCAAAGATGGGTTTATCAAGGTCTTTTCACCACTTAGGGCGGCAATGAAGGCAACTTATCTTCAAATATTCCACGGTTTTTTACGTTCATATCTTGATTTACCAAATAACGACCAAACATATGAGAAAAGTAATTACCATTGTTTTTGTTTGCCTGTCAGCTGTTTTTGCGGCACAGGCCCAAGTAGATAGAGATAGCTTTAGGGCTGGTTTTCATGCCGCTTTGCCCATTGGTGATGCCGGTGATGTTTCCAGTTTTGGACTAGGCCTTGATCTGGCCTATCATGTTGGTATAAACAGATTGATTGACCTAGGTGTGGCCACAGGGTTTACCAATGCCTTTGGAAAAACCGAAACCGTCACAGAGGGTCCTATAACCATTGAGGCCGAATTTGA is a window from the Muricauda sp. SCSIO 65647 genome containing:
- the xerD gene encoding site-specific tyrosine recombinase XerD codes for the protein MKWQQALDDYRQYLKIERGLSVNSISNYALDIQKLIAFLEENTVVENPIEIQKETLQRFVYELPNQVNARSQARIVSGLRGFFNYLMFENYRSDNPMDLIESPKIGRKLPDTLSTEEIDRLIAAIDLSKPEGERNRAILETLYGCGLRVSELIGLQLSDLYFEEDFIKVTGKGDKQRFVPIGNTTKKYIDIYRKEVRIHQKPHVGHENILFLNRRGRQLTRAMIFIIIKRLAEKIGLKKKISPHTFRHSFATHLLEHGADLRAIQQMLGHESITTTEVYMHVDRSHLAKVVNEYHPRK
- a CDS encoding NAD(P)/FAD-dependent oxidoreductase; the encoded protein is MNIPQSSYPRIVIIGGGFGGISLAKKLAGQEVQVVLMDKHNYHTFQPLLYQVSTGGLEPDSIAYPIRKVLQGYDNFFFRLAEVDEINTEKRLVMTNIGELKYDYLVIAIGSETNFFGNKALQQNSMAMKTIPQSLNLRSLILQNFEQALLTDDYHEREALMNFVIVGGGPTGVELAGALAEIKKGILPKDYPDLDTRRAQINLVQGGDRILPAMSEIASKKAEDFLEKLGVHVWKDIRVMGYDGKLVTTDTETSFETATLIWAAGVQAVSLKGLDAEEFVTRGNRLKVNRFNQVEGFDSIFAIGDVAYMETEAFPMGHPMMAQPAIQQGELLGRNLVRLMQNKPMKPFVYRDKGNMATIGRNKAVCDLPRFKFQGVFAWFVWMFVHLYFLIGFRNRVVVFINWVYNYVRFDREARLIIRPYKKQLRT
- a CDS encoding lysoplasmalogenase translates to MRTRYFLIFFLGILLVELWACANESMEPVRYFSKPSITLSLLVFLFFQKEMVPKTRTFLGLGLLFSLFGDMLLLFDTYSPFYFIGGLLSFLLAHLMYLSCFWKRALFQIKRTFFIASLLAIYALAILYFILPNVGDLLPYIIVYMTVLLLLVLVGFLRKSHTNTASYRLFLFGALFFMVSDSLLALNKFYEPFGLASVIIMFTYALAQLLIVLGGISKFKNLRF